A single window of Papio anubis isolate 15944 chromosome 8, Panubis1.0, whole genome shotgun sequence DNA harbors:
- the MROH6 gene encoding maestro heat-like repeat-containing protein family member 6 isoform X5 — protein sequence MAGGVWGRAREAPVGALTLTALTEGIRARQGQPQGPPSTGPQPRSWELKPEAEPQTQALTAPSEAEPGRGATVPEAGSEPCSPNSALEPAPEGPHQVPQNSWEEAVLADLALYTAACLEEAGFAGTQATALTLSSALEARGERLEDQVHALVRGLLAQVPSLAEGRPRRAALRVLSALALEHARDVVCALLPRSLPPNRAAAELWHSLSRNQRVNGQVLVQLLWALKGALGPEPQALAATWALREMLAVSGCVGATRGFYPHLLLALVTQLHKLACSPRSPDMPKIWILSHRGPPHSHASCAVEALKALLTGDGGRMVVTCMEQAGGWRRLVGAHTHLEGVLLLASAMVAHADHHLRGLFADLLPRLRSADDLQRLTAMAFFTGLLQSRPTARLLREEVILERLLTWQGDPEPTVRWLGLLGLGHLALNRRKVRHVSTLLPALLGALGEGDSRLVGAALGALRRLLLRPRAPVRLLSVELGPRLPPLLDDTRDSIRASAVGLLGSLVRRGRGGLRLGLRGPLRKLVLQSLVPLLLRLHDPSRDAAESSEWTLARCDQAFCWGLLEEMVTVAHYDSPEALSHLCHRLVQRYPGHVPNFLSQTQGYLRSPQDPLRRAAAVLIGFLVHHASPGYVNQDLLSSLFQDLGRLQSDPEPAVAAAAHVSAQQVAMLARARGRPRGPRLLRLAPRPARPPPVFADSPFQRPSLAGRWGCSGPRRV from the exons ATGGCTGGGGGTGTGTGGGGCCGGGCCCGGGAGGCTCCCGTGGGGGCTCTAACCCTGACAGCACTGACTGAAGGAATTCGAGCCAGGCAGGGGCAGCCCCAGGGACCCCCTTCCACAGGCCCTCAGCCCAGGTCTTGGGAGCTCAAACCTGAAGCTGAGCCACAGACCCAGGCACTCACTGCCCCCTCTGAGGCTGAGCCTGGACGTGGGGCCACCGTCCCTGAAGCTGGCAGCGAGCCCTGCTCCCCCAACAGTGCCCTGGAACCAGCCCCTGAGGGGCCTCACCAG GTTCCCCAGAATTCCTGGGAGGAGGCAGTTCTTGCCGACCTCGCATTGTACACGGCTGCCTGCCTGGAGGAGGCTGGCTTTGCAGGGACGCAGGCGACAGCGCTCACCCTGTCCTCAGCCCTGGAGGCCCGAGGGGAGCGGTTGGAGGACCAG GTGCATGCTCTGGTGCGTGGACTGCTGGCGCAGGTGCCCAGCCTGGCGGAGGGGAGGCCCCGGAGGGCGGCCCTGAGAGTGCTGAGCGCGCTGGCCCTGGAGCATGCGCGGGACGTGGTGTGTGCGCTGCTACCCCGCTCTCTGCCCCCCAATCG GGCAGCAGCCGAGCTCTGGCACAGCCTAAGCCGTAACCAGCGTGTAAATGGGCAGGTGCTGGTGCAACTGCTGTGGGCGCTGAAGGGTGCTTTGGGGCCTGAACCCCAGGCGCTGGCG GCCACGTGGGCTCTGAGGGAGATGCTGGCTGTTTCAGGCTGCGTGGGAGCCACGAGGGGCTTCTACCCACATCTGCTGCTTGCGCTGGTCACACAGCTGCACAAGCTGGCCTGCAGCCCCCGCTCCCCCGACATGCCCAAGATTTGGATTCTGTCCCACCGGGGGCCACCACACAGCCATGCCAG CTGTGCCGTGGAGGCGTTAAAGGCCCTACTCACCGGGGATGGAGGCCGCATGGTGGTCACATGCATGGAGCaggcaggaggctggaggaggctggTGGGAGCCCACACCCACCTGGAGGGTGTCCTGCTGCTGGCCAG TgctatggtggcacatgccgacCACCACCTGCGAGGCCTCTTCGCAGACTTGCTTCCGCGGCTGCGCAGCGCGGACGACCTGCAGCGCCTCACGGCTATGGCCTTCTTCACCGGG CTGCTGCAGAGCAGGCCCACCGCACGGCTCCTGCGGGAGGAGGTCATCCTGGAGCGACTCCTCACCTGGCAGGGAGACCCCGAGCCCACCGTGCGCTGGTTGGGCCTGCTGGGCCTGGGCCACCTCGCGCTGAATCGCAGGAAG GTGCGGCACGTGAGCACACTGCTGCCGGCACTCCTGGGCGCACTGGGCGAAGGCGACTCGCGGCTCGTGGGTGCAGCGCTGGGCGCCCTGAGGAGGCTCCTGCTGCGGCCGCGGGCGCCTGTGCGGCTCCTGAGCGTGGAGCTGGGGCCGCGCCTCCCTCCGCTGCTGGATGAC ACACGGGACTCAATCCGCGCCTCGGCGGTCGGGCTCCTTGGGTCTCTGGTGCGCCGGGGCCGGGGCGGGCTCCGGCTGGGGCTCCGTGGCCCCCTGCGGAAGCTGGTGCTGCAGAGTCTCGTGCCGCTCCTGTTGCGCCTGCATGACCCCAGCAGGGACGCTGCTGAG AGCTCAGAGTGGACCTTGGCACGGTGCGACCAGGCCTTTTGCTGGGGCCTGCTGGAGGAGATGGTCACTGTGGCCCACTATGACAGCCCCGAGGCCCTGAGCCATCTCTGCCACCGCCTG GTTCAGCGATACCCAGGCCACGTGCCCAACTTCCTGAGCCAGACCCAGGGCTACCTGCGGAGTCCACAGGACCCCCTGCGCCGGGCAGCTGCCGTGCTCATAG GCTTCCTTGTCCACCACGCCAGCCCCGGCTACGTCAACCAGGACCTGCTGAGCTCCCTATTCCAGG ACCTAGGGCGGCTGCAGAGCGACCCCGAGCCGGCTGTGGCCGCGGCAGCGCACGTGTCCGCCCAGCAGGTGGCGATGCTGGCCCGCGCCCGGGGCCGCCCCCGCGGGCCCCGCCTCCTCCGCCTCGCCCCGCGCCCCGCACGGCCCCCACCCGTCTTCGCCGACAGCCCCTTCCAGCGCCCGAGCCTGGCGGGCCGCTGGGGCTGCTCCGGACCCCGCCGAGTttga
- the MROH6 gene encoding maestro heat-like repeat-containing protein family member 6 isoform X7 codes for MPKIWILSHRGPPHSHASCAVEALKALLTGDGGRMVVTCMEQAGGWRRLVGAHTHLEGVLLLASAMVAHADHHLRGLFADLLPRLRSADDLQRLTAMAFFTGLLQSRPTARLLREEVILERLLTWQGDPEPTVRWLGLLGLGHLALNRRKVRHVSTLLPALLGALGEGDSRLVGAALGALRRLLLRPRAPVRLLSVELGPRLPPLLDDTRDSIRASAVGLLGSLVRRGRGGLRLGLRGPLRKLVLQSLVPLLLRLHDPSRDAAESSEWTLARCDQAFCWGLLEEMVTVAHYDSPEALSHLCHRLVQRYPGHVPNFLSQTQGYLRSPQDPLRRAAAVLIGEAARGHTAPGTRAVGAGPVPPCGAVGPAVMHLLWSRLPCPPRQPRLRQPGPAELPIPGPRAAAERPRAGCGRGSARVRPAGGDAGPRPGPPPRAPPPPPRPAPRTAPTRLRRQPLPAPEPGGPLGLLRTPPSLRLGAGTRGPGSDSRTPRAQQPVPTPTEGLPGPGAGCQCPHPPPPPRAPFSGTHHPDGDPEGQPAPICPRQGSCSHSPLERAPCPTLGLAPGPDGTWPLESGGGPQSWWSHRLPSWVSTVACPGLGRPCSCTPDPHPATHSLPAS; via the exons ATGCCCAAGATTTGGATTCTGTCCCACCGGGGGCCACCACACAGCCATGCCAG CTGTGCCGTGGAGGCGTTAAAGGCCCTACTCACCGGGGATGGAGGCCGCATGGTGGTCACATGCATGGAGCaggcaggaggctggaggaggctggTGGGAGCCCACACCCACCTGGAGGGTGTCCTGCTGCTGGCCAG TgctatggtggcacatgccgacCACCACCTGCGAGGCCTCTTCGCAGACTTGCTTCCGCGGCTGCGCAGCGCGGACGACCTGCAGCGCCTCACGGCTATGGCCTTCTTCACCGGG CTGCTGCAGAGCAGGCCCACCGCACGGCTCCTGCGGGAGGAGGTCATCCTGGAGCGACTCCTCACCTGGCAGGGAGACCCCGAGCCCACCGTGCGCTGGTTGGGCCTGCTGGGCCTGGGCCACCTCGCGCTGAATCGCAGGAAG GTGCGGCACGTGAGCACACTGCTGCCGGCACTCCTGGGCGCACTGGGCGAAGGCGACTCGCGGCTCGTGGGTGCAGCGCTGGGCGCCCTGAGGAGGCTCCTGCTGCGGCCGCGGGCGCCTGTGCGGCTCCTGAGCGTGGAGCTGGGGCCGCGCCTCCCTCCGCTGCTGGATGAC ACACGGGACTCAATCCGCGCCTCGGCGGTCGGGCTCCTTGGGTCTCTGGTGCGCCGGGGCCGGGGCGGGCTCCGGCTGGGGCTCCGTGGCCCCCTGCGGAAGCTGGTGCTGCAGAGTCTCGTGCCGCTCCTGTTGCGCCTGCATGACCCCAGCAGGGACGCTGCTGAG AGCTCAGAGTGGACCTTGGCACGGTGCGACCAGGCCTTTTGCTGGGGCCTGCTGGAGGAGATGGTCACTGTGGCCCACTATGACAGCCCCGAGGCCCTGAGCCATCTCTGCCACCGCCTG GTTCAGCGATACCCAGGCCACGTGCCCAACTTCCTGAGCCAGACCCAGGGCTACCTGCGGAGTCCACAGGACCCCCTGCGCCGGGCAGCTGCCGTGCTCATAGGTGAGGCCGCCCGGGGTCACACTGCCCCTGGCACCAGGGCTGTGGGAGCTGGGCCAGTCCCGCCCTGTGGGGCTGTGGGGCCCGCAGTCATGCATCTGCTGTGGTCCAGGCTTCCTTGTCCACCACGCCAGCCCCGGCTACGTCAACCAGGACCTGCTGAGCTCCCTATTCCAGG ACCTAGGGCGGCTGCAGAGCGACCCCGAGCCGGCTGTGGCCGCGGCAGCGCACGTGTCCGCCCAGCAGGTGGCGATGCTGGCCCGCGCCCGGGGCCGCCCCCGCGGGCCCCGCCTCCTCCGCCTCGCCCCGCGCCCCGCACGGCCCCCACCCGTCTTCGCCGACAGCCCCTTCCAGCGCCCGAGCCTGGCGGGCCGCTGGGGCTGCTCCGGACCCCGCCGAGTttgaggctgggggctgggaccCGCGGGCCAGGATCCGACTCGAGGACCCCACGGGCACAGCAGCCCGTCCCCACCCCGACGGAGGGGCTCCCTGGGCCTGGTGCTGGATGCCAGTGCCCGcacccacccccccccccccgcgccCCCttttcaggcacccaccaccctgATGGCGACCCAGAGGGACAGCCGGCACCCATCTGTCCCCGTCAGGGCTCTTGTTCTCACAGCCCCCTGGAGCGTGCCCCGTGCCCCACCTTGGGCCTGGCTCCTGGCCCAGATGGCACCTGGCCTCTTGAGTCTGGTGGGGGACCCCAAAGCTGGTGGTCCCATAGGCTGCCCTCCTGGGTCTCCACCGTGGCCTGTCCGGGCCTTGGCCGGCCCTGCAGCTGCACCCCCGATCCTCATCCTGCAACCCATTCCTTGCCAGCATCCTGA
- the MROH6 gene encoding maestro heat-like repeat-containing protein family member 6 isoform X3, which produces MAGGVWGRAREAPVGALTLTALTEGIRARQGQPQGPPSTGPQPRSWELKPEAEPQTQALTAPSEAEPGRGATVPEAGSEPCSPNSALEPAPEGPHQVPQNSWEEAVLADLALYTAACLEEAGFAGTQATALTLSSALEARGERLEDQVHALVRGLLAQVPSLAEGRPRRAALRVLSALALEHARDVVCALLPRSLPPNRAAAELWHSLSRNQRVNGQVLVQLLWALKGALGPEPQALAAAWEPRGASTHICCLRWSHSCTSWPAAPAPPTCPRFGFCPTGGHHTAMPGERQHQGTWGGPACCHPLSPHCPPAHCPHHQLCRGGVKGPTHRGWRPHGGHMHGAGRRLEEAGGSPHPPGGCPAAGQCYGGTCRPPPARPLRRLASAAAQRGRPAAPHGYGLLHRAAAEQAHRTAPAGGGHPGATPHLAGRPRAHRALVGPAGPGPPRAESQEGERRGGVERVLTGSRRGLQEAELESQQVRHVSTLLPALLGALGEGDSRLVGAALGALRRLLLRPRAPVRLLSVELGPRLPPLLDDTRDSIRASAVGLLGSLVRRGRGGLRLGLRGPLRKLVLQSLVPLLLRLHDPSRDAAESSEWTLARCDQAFCWGLLEEMVTVAHYDSPEALSHLCHRLVQRYPGHVPNFLSQTQGYLRSPQDPLRRAAAVLIGFLVHHASPGYVNQDLLSSLFQDLGRLQSDPEPAVAAAAHVSAQQVAMLARARGRPRGPRLLRLAPRPARPPPVFADSPFQRPSLAGRWGCSGPRRV; this is translated from the exons ATGGCTGGGGGTGTGTGGGGCCGGGCCCGGGAGGCTCCCGTGGGGGCTCTAACCCTGACAGCACTGACTGAAGGAATTCGAGCCAGGCAGGGGCAGCCCCAGGGACCCCCTTCCACAGGCCCTCAGCCCAGGTCTTGGGAGCTCAAACCTGAAGCTGAGCCACAGACCCAGGCACTCACTGCCCCCTCTGAGGCTGAGCCTGGACGTGGGGCCACCGTCCCTGAAGCTGGCAGCGAGCCCTGCTCCCCCAACAGTGCCCTGGAACCAGCCCCTGAGGGGCCTCACCAG GTTCCCCAGAATTCCTGGGAGGAGGCAGTTCTTGCCGACCTCGCATTGTACACGGCTGCCTGCCTGGAGGAGGCTGGCTTTGCAGGGACGCAGGCGACAGCGCTCACCCTGTCCTCAGCCCTGGAGGCCCGAGGGGAGCGGTTGGAGGACCAG GTGCATGCTCTGGTGCGTGGACTGCTGGCGCAGGTGCCCAGCCTGGCGGAGGGGAGGCCCCGGAGGGCGGCCCTGAGAGTGCTGAGCGCGCTGGCCCTGGAGCATGCGCGGGACGTGGTGTGTGCGCTGCTACCCCGCTCTCTGCCCCCCAATCG GGCAGCAGCCGAGCTCTGGCACAGCCTAAGCCGTAACCAGCGTGTAAATGGGCAGGTGCTGGTGCAACTGCTGTGGGCGCTGAAGGGTGCTTTGGGGCCTGAACCCCAGGCGCTGGCG GCTGCGTGGGAGCCACGAGGGGCTTCTACCCACATCTGCTGCTTGCGCTGGTCACACAGCTGCACAAGCTGGCCTGCAGCCCCCGCTCCCCCGACATGCCCAAGATTTGGATTCTGTCCCACCGGGGGCCACCACACAGCCATGCCAGGTGAGAGGCAACACCAGGGTACGTGGGGTGGGCCAGCATGCTGTCACCCTCTCAGCCCCCACTGCCCGCCTGCTCACTGTCCCCACCATCAGCTGTGCCGTGGAGGCGTTAAAGGCCCTACTCACCGGGGATGGAGGCCGCATGGTGGTCACATGCATGGAGCaggcaggaggctggaggaggctggTGGGAGCCCACACCCACCTGGAGGGTGTCCTGCTGCTGGCCAG TgctatggtggcacatgccgacCACCACCTGCGAGGCCTCTTCGCAGACTTGCTTCCGCGGCTGCGCAGCGCGGACGACCTGCAGCGCCTCACGGCTATGGCCTTCTTCACCGGG CTGCTGCAGAGCAGGCCCACCGCACGGCTCCTGCGGGAGGAGGTCATCCTGGAGCGACTCCTCACCTGGCAGGGAGACCCCGAGCCCACCGTGCGCTGGTTGGGCCTGCTGGGCCTGGGCCACCTCGCGCTGAATCGCAGGAAGGTGAGAGAAGGGGAGGGGTAGAGAGAGTCCTGACCGGGTCGAGGCGAGGTCTGCAGGAGGCTGAACTCGAGTCCCAGCAGGTGCGGCACGTGAGCACACTGCTGCCGGCACTCCTGGGCGCACTGGGCGAAGGCGACTCGCGGCTCGTGGGTGCAGCGCTGGGCGCCCTGAGGAGGCTCCTGCTGCGGCCGCGGGCGCCTGTGCGGCTCCTGAGCGTGGAGCTGGGGCCGCGCCTCCCTCCGCTGCTGGATGAC ACACGGGACTCAATCCGCGCCTCGGCGGTCGGGCTCCTTGGGTCTCTGGTGCGCCGGGGCCGGGGCGGGCTCCGGCTGGGGCTCCGTGGCCCCCTGCGGAAGCTGGTGCTGCAGAGTCTCGTGCCGCTCCTGTTGCGCCTGCATGACCCCAGCAGGGACGCTGCTGAG AGCTCAGAGTGGACCTTGGCACGGTGCGACCAGGCCTTTTGCTGGGGCCTGCTGGAGGAGATGGTCACTGTGGCCCACTATGACAGCCCCGAGGCCCTGAGCCATCTCTGCCACCGCCTG GTTCAGCGATACCCAGGCCACGTGCCCAACTTCCTGAGCCAGACCCAGGGCTACCTGCGGAGTCCACAGGACCCCCTGCGCCGGGCAGCTGCCGTGCTCATAG GCTTCCTTGTCCACCACGCCAGCCCCGGCTACGTCAACCAGGACCTGCTGAGCTCCCTATTCCAGG ACCTAGGGCGGCTGCAGAGCGACCCCGAGCCGGCTGTGGCCGCGGCAGCGCACGTGTCCGCCCAGCAGGTGGCGATGCTGGCCCGCGCCCGGGGCCGCCCCCGCGGGCCCCGCCTCCTCCGCCTCGCCCCGCGCCCCGCACGGCCCCCACCCGTCTTCGCCGACAGCCCCTTCCAGCGCCCGAGCCTGGCGGGCCGCTGGGGCTGCTCCGGACCCCGCCGAGTttga